A region of Chitinophaga horti DNA encodes the following proteins:
- the rluF gene encoding 23S rRNA pseudouridine(2604) synthase RluF yields MDKSINKYIAETGFCSRREADKYIEQGRVTINDNIASKGNRVEAGDVVEIDGEPLKKKTAPVYIALNKPKGITCTTDLKDKTNIIDYVNYKSRVFPIGRLDKLSEGLIFLTNDGDIVNKILRAGNKHEKEYMVSVDKPITVEFLKNMRSGVRILNTWTKPCLVQQEGPNRFRIILTQGLNRQIRRMCEALDYKVESLKRTRIMGFTLKGLQPGHWRHFTKEEVAEINDLVAKSSKTADGDLGGMDE; encoded by the coding sequence ATGGACAAGAGCATCAATAAATATATCGCGGAGACCGGCTTCTGTAGCAGACGAGAGGCGGATAAGTACATCGAACAGGGGCGTGTAACGATCAATGATAACATTGCATCGAAAGGTAACCGTGTAGAAGCAGGCGACGTTGTTGAGATCGACGGCGAACCGCTGAAGAAGAAAACGGCCCCGGTATACATTGCGCTTAATAAACCAAAGGGCATCACCTGTACTACCGATCTTAAAGACAAAACCAATATCATCGACTATGTAAATTACAAGTCACGGGTGTTCCCTATCGGGCGGTTGGATAAGTTGTCCGAAGGCCTCATCTTCCTCACCAACGATGGCGACATCGTAAATAAGATTTTGCGTGCGGGCAATAAGCATGAAAAGGAATATATGGTATCGGTGGATAAGCCCATCACCGTGGAGTTCCTGAAGAACATGCGCAGCGGCGTGCGTATTCTCAACACCTGGACCAAACCCTGTTTAGTACAGCAGGAAGGTCCGAACAGGTTCCGTATCATTCTTACCCAGGGGTTAAACCGGCAGATCCGCCGTATGTGTGAGGCGCTCGACTATAAGGTAGAGTCGCTGAAGCGTACGCGTATTATGGGTTTTACATTGAAAGGATTACAGCCTGGTCACTGGCGGCACTTTACCAAAGAAGAAGTAGCAGAGATCAATGACCTGGTAGCGAAAAGCAGCAAAACGGCCGACGGCGATCTTGGTGGCATGGATGAATAG
- a CDS encoding universal stress protein, producing the protein MKKIAAIFDGLKFSDSTLNYAVGIAKEQSAHLTGIFPDDFIYNSFNINKLISAGATAEKIAQMEELDKKKRDDSALLFGNACTNAGLPYSVHRDKSIAIQEVLHESIYADLMVINTTETFQLKEQAPPTDFIRSLLSEVQCPVLLVPPVHTPFTKIVLLYDGEPSSVFAIKMCCYLLPALRNLPVQVISVNDPGAGLQLDDNKLMREFLTLHFPHAEYKVLNGRVEQTVLEELKAQGPGALTVLGAYRRGMVSRWLRESMADFLMRELSLPLFIAHNK; encoded by the coding sequence ATGAAGAAAATAGCCGCCATATTCGATGGGTTGAAGTTCTCCGATAGCACCCTGAACTACGCAGTGGGCATAGCGAAAGAACAATCGGCTCACCTGACGGGCATCTTTCCCGACGACTTTATCTATAATAGCTTCAACATCAACAAACTGATTTCCGCCGGGGCTACTGCTGAGAAAATTGCCCAAATGGAGGAGCTGGACAAAAAGAAGCGGGACGACTCGGCCCTGCTCTTCGGCAACGCCTGTACGAACGCAGGATTGCCTTACAGTGTACATCGCGATAAAAGCATCGCCATACAGGAGGTGCTGCATGAAAGTATTTATGCCGACCTGATGGTGATCAATACAACCGAAACCTTTCAGCTGAAGGAACAGGCGCCGCCCACCGACTTTATACGTAGTCTGCTCAGCGAAGTGCAGTGCCCTGTGTTGCTGGTACCGCCAGTGCATACGCCTTTTACGAAGATCGTGTTGTTGTATGATGGTGAACCATCTTCCGTATTCGCCATCAAAATGTGTTGTTATTTGCTGCCAGCATTACGCAACCTGCCGGTACAGGTGATCTCCGTCAATGATCCGGGTGCAGGTTTGCAACTGGATGATAATAAACTGATGCGCGAGTTCCTCACGCTGCACTTCCCGCACGCGGAGTATAAAGTACTTAACGGGCGTGTAGAACAAACCGTGTTGGAAGAGCTGAAAGCCCAGGGTCCCGGCGCTTTGACAGTATTGGGCGCTTACCGTCGCGGTATGGTATCTCGTTGGCTGCGCGAAAGCATGGCTGACTTTTTGATGCGGGAACTTTCTCTCCCCTTGTTTATTGCGCACAACAAATAA
- a CDS encoding alpha/beta hydrolase — translation MRYTTLLLVTFLITGRLHSQEFKTYAYKDTLKLDVFTPAGLAEGALLPVMVLFHGGGWVKGTRPVMYPECRYFVKRGFVTVTASYRLLSPGQEDKSICIEDAVSAIQWVKQHARELHVDTTKLVLGGSSAGGHLATMAGLTLPGVKALLLLNPAYRAADPPAVLPFDKVTVTTPPAIQFFGTGDSSWKPGGDRFRAVLDSAGVRNEYWTAEGGAHTFYRAAEWQAETMYRMDVFLVSLGILQGPIPTSPVPALRMK, via the coding sequence ATGAGGTATACCACATTATTACTCGTCACCTTCCTGATCACCGGCCGCCTGCATAGCCAGGAATTTAAAACATACGCTTACAAAGACACGCTCAAACTGGATGTGTTTACGCCTGCCGGCCTGGCCGAAGGCGCGTTGCTCCCGGTGATGGTGCTCTTTCACGGAGGCGGGTGGGTCAAAGGTACCCGACCGGTGATGTACCCGGAGTGTCGCTACTTTGTAAAACGTGGCTTCGTCACCGTTACGGCCAGCTACCGCCTGCTTTCGCCAGGTCAGGAGGATAAATCGATCTGTATCGAAGATGCCGTATCAGCTATCCAATGGGTGAAACAACATGCACGGGAGCTGCATGTGGATACGACGAAATTAGTGCTCGGCGGTAGTTCTGCAGGTGGTCACCTGGCGACGATGGCCGGCCTAACTTTACCTGGTGTGAAGGCGTTATTGCTGCTAAATCCTGCCTACAGGGCGGCCGACCCTCCGGCAGTATTGCCTTTCGATAAGGTTACCGTCACCACCCCGCCGGCCATCCAGTTCTTTGGCACCGGCGACAGCAGCTGGAAGCCGGGGGGCGACAGGTTTCGGGCGGTATTGGATTCGGCAGGTGTCAGGAATGAATATTGGACGGCCGAAGGTGGCGCTCACACTTTTTACCGGGCAGCGGAATGGCAGGCCGAAACGATGTACAGGATGGATGTGTTTCTAGTGTCGCTGGGCATACTGCAAGGGCCGATACCTACGTCCCCCGTGCCGGCCTTGCGAATGAAATGA
- a CDS encoding glycoside hydrolase family 16 protein, producing the protein MKHLLLILPFCALAASVHAQQNTRKLIWSDEFNYTGLPDSTRWSYETGFIRNQEPQYYTANRLENARVENGHLRIEARKEEYKGAKYTAASIITKGKADFKYGRVEVRAKLPGGRGSWPAIWMLGANHGPVRWPDCGEIDIMEFLGKDSGTVYGTMHYKGDNGKHAQKGGSIKDVKPVEDYHIYAIEWNEQQIDVFYDDKVYFTFNISAESSAVQEIFHKRFYLLINLALGREGGWPGPVTDADLPFIYDIDYVRIYE; encoded by the coding sequence ATGAAACATTTACTATTAATTCTGCCCTTTTGCGCCCTGGCAGCCAGTGTTCACGCGCAACAAAATACCCGGAAACTGATCTGGAGCGATGAATTTAATTATACCGGTCTGCCCGATTCCACCAGATGGAGTTATGAGACAGGCTTCATCCGCAACCAGGAGCCGCAATATTACACCGCCAACCGCCTGGAGAACGCCCGCGTGGAGAACGGCCACCTGCGCATAGAAGCCCGTAAAGAGGAATACAAGGGCGCGAAGTATACCGCCGCCAGCATCATCACCAAAGGCAAGGCGGACTTCAAATACGGCCGCGTAGAAGTGCGCGCCAAGCTACCCGGTGGTCGCGGTTCCTGGCCGGCCATCTGGATGCTGGGTGCCAATCATGGCCCGGTAAGGTGGCCCGACTGCGGCGAGATCGATATCATGGAATTTCTCGGTAAAGACTCCGGCACCGTTTACGGCACCATGCACTATAAAGGCGACAATGGCAAACATGCTCAGAAGGGTGGTAGCATTAAAGATGTGAAGCCGGTGGAGGATTATCACATTTATGCCATCGAGTGGAACGAACAGCAGATAGACGTGTTTTACGACGATAAAGTGTACTTCACCTTTAATATCAGCGCGGAAAGTTCGGCCGTTCAGGAGATCTTCCACAAACGTTTCTACCTGCTCATCAACCTTGCCCTCGGTCGCGAAGGCGGCTGGCCTGGACCGGTGACGGATGCCGACCTGCCGTTTATTTACGACATCGACTACGTGCGTATTTACGAATAA
- a CDS encoding alpha-amylase: MINGTMMQYFHWYNTAEENLWELIAKNAEALAAAGINALWFPPAYKGKEGTNSNGYDAYDIYDLGEFDQKGTVRTKFGDRAQYEKAIAACHQHNIQVYADIVLNHKAGADETEKVTVRRVNPDNRNEFTSEPFEIEAYTKFTFPGRNGKYSDFIWDHMCFSGVDYAADLQEDGIFSILNEYGDDWEEMIDDEMGNYDYLMFDDIEFRNTAVREELNKWGKWYLDTFKIDGVRLDAVKHISPKFYNEWLDYLRQHKPDLLAIGEYWAPGDLHLLQRYIDATEGRMSLFDAALHHNFHRASQQGNSFDMRTILDNSLVQVNPLLAVTVVDNHDTQPLQALEAPVEAWFKPLAYALILLREGGYPCIFYPDVYGGHYVDKGRDGNDHEIFLEKCKHIWELLQVRRYNAYGPQRDYFDHENCIGWTREGDDEHPGCAVLLSNGDEGHKSMEVGKRYAGTVFTDYLGERSEEVTIDENGWGEFLCPAGGVSAWVPR; encoded by the coding sequence ATGATTAACGGAACAATGATGCAATACTTCCACTGGTATAATACCGCGGAAGAAAATTTATGGGAACTGATCGCCAAAAACGCCGAAGCATTGGCTGCTGCCGGCATTAACGCCTTGTGGTTTCCACCTGCCTATAAAGGTAAGGAGGGCACCAACAGTAATGGCTACGACGCATACGATATTTACGATCTCGGTGAGTTCGACCAGAAAGGCACTGTACGCACCAAGTTCGGCGACCGTGCCCAGTACGAAAAAGCCATCGCCGCCTGCCATCAACATAACATACAGGTATATGCCGATATTGTACTCAATCACAAAGCCGGCGCCGACGAAACCGAAAAAGTAACCGTCCGCCGCGTGAATCCTGATAATCGCAACGAGTTTACCAGCGAGCCTTTCGAGATAGAAGCCTACACGAAATTCACCTTTCCTGGTCGTAACGGAAAATACTCCGATTTCATCTGGGACCATATGTGTTTCAGTGGCGTTGACTATGCCGCGGATCTACAGGAGGACGGCATCTTCAGCATTTTGAACGAATACGGCGACGACTGGGAAGAAATGATCGACGATGAGATGGGTAACTACGATTACCTCATGTTCGACGACATCGAATTCCGCAACACCGCCGTACGCGAGGAACTCAACAAATGGGGCAAGTGGTACCTCGACACCTTCAAGATCGACGGCGTACGCCTCGATGCCGTGAAGCACATCTCCCCGAAGTTTTACAATGAATGGCTCGATTACCTGCGTCAGCATAAACCTGACCTGCTCGCCATCGGCGAATACTGGGCTCCCGGCGACCTGCACCTCCTGCAACGTTATATCGACGCTACCGAAGGTCGCATGTCCCTTTTCGACGCCGCCCTTCACCATAACTTTCACCGCGCATCGCAACAAGGCAATAGCTTTGATATGCGCACCATTCTGGATAACAGCCTCGTACAAGTAAACCCGTTACTGGCAGTCACCGTAGTCGATAATCACGACACACAACCCCTGCAAGCGCTGGAAGCCCCCGTGGAAGCCTGGTTCAAACCATTAGCATATGCATTGATCCTCCTGCGCGAAGGCGGTTACCCATGCATATTTTACCCCGATGTATACGGCGGTCACTACGTAGACAAAGGCCGCGACGGCAACGATCACGAGATCTTCCTGGAGAAATGTAAACATATCTGGGAACTGCTGCAAGTGCGCCGCTACAATGCCTACGGTCCTCAACGCGATTACTTCGATCATGAAAACTGCATCGGCTGGACCCGGGAAGGCGACGACGAACATCCCGGTTGCGCCGTGCTGCTTTCCAACGGAGATGAAGGCCACAAATCCATGGAAGTCGGCAAACGTTACGCCGGCACCGTATTCACCGATTATCTCGGCGAACGCTCCGAAGAAGTGACCATCGATGAAAACGGCTGGGGCGAGTTTTTATGTCCCGCAGGCGGCGTAAGCGCCTGGGTGCCGCGTTAA
- a CDS encoding RHS repeat protein, with amino-acid sequence MMTRKKLQRQLDELLGGLTVIMMADGLKIRRKRGPKRDQVLKSPRFAASRASLADFVSASKAGKLLRNSFGQSLAHVSEKGMHNRLTSLMCKVIKADETNVTGSRTVRNGDPRLLRGFKFNSKTSLDKISYQTTVDRQSGRITISISSFDPKLQLGVPPGATHFVLHGSASGIDFESGNYANAYTEHAAVPVDLSQTGDIRLTMQLPAGMTAPTFVVFCVYFLEETGGVLLPLTRKSTNALVLVGVDNEQVVAAPTVRLRALPWRGEISGKAVARKVRDVVQMNNGKYAICGLFNNNPAGRDFLIASLNNSGDLRWIRRYGTDNTAEQSVSLIEEGDNLVVSGYGRLSSTTRNTGMVFKVNKFDGYLVEAKKFDVGTNNDHVFGKVIPTPGGYKVSFMTTVPPYSDCGIAGMMDITSAGFVLSTKMFDELPGTLAASPAAFHLTADGGYIAVIQTASNKFYMRKVNAAGQLVWTKAADLGGYLKVDDFVLNPDGNLTVGGTKMSSAFLMHAGASGSTGCDDAPLARTMSNVSTLMTPFTLSESYRYKGDTTGRPVGGPEARAVYPVGDNSPVGDNLYIRYLSFTPLNVSVTRSSLSCGARDVCSTEYVGPLLCGIKKPVFESSLTPIDNCSDNGQFIASNASRLYQAYRENALNKFEADYLESSLKAAERETFTVGYEMSEYHYTLYYYDQAGNLVKTVPPSGVVVDRSNSWLQQVAAARANGTALPAAHGFQTRYRYNILNALTSQLTPDAGTSYFWYDRLGRLSLSQNNKQLDANHYSYTKYDVLGRISEIGELTSGTAMTQLLSRDPAALSGWMNTAANSRRDITLTHYDTPYEGSGPVLFPKNLRNRVAWTAVYNSAADATHLFTAASFYSYDIHGNVGTIWQAYKKADAVHDLLTSTDYDYDLISGKVNKVSYQPGLKDAFYHRYQYDADNRLVNVETSRDDLHWENEAYYKYYKHGPLARIILGQQQVQGIDYAYTLQGWLKGVNSTTLTPDFDMSGDGSNNSFIAKDAFGYALHYYGAADYTPVKSSVKPFADLFSAGTHFKPLYNGNIGAMSVHLPAVGEPLLYAYKYDVLNRISGMQTLRSLNTTTNSWTGQAVDDFKEAVTYDGNGNIKTYSRNGNNTFSGQPLAMDNMTYHYTPGTNKLTHVTDPVPAGNYGSDIDEQTAGNYSYDKIGNLISDSKEGITNIEWNIYGKIKSITKPTGTIHYAYDAAGNRIRKETAGVYTWYVRDATGNVLSVYTQHDNSVNNGHLSLTESHLYGSSRLGMATSAIDMEEEAPEPPLLAGNISNKNTIFNRGKKLFELSNHLGNVMAVVTDRPVGVSDNQSTVSRYAPEITNAQDYYPFGMLMPGRTMRQIAGGQAVGSTMLNGHNVPESLLLRSRDASKPAEYVASREVVFEDGFESGMADEFVASIADAGYGGSGSGAAGVFGVGGYRYGFNGQEKSDEIKGEGNSYTAEFWEYDSRLARRWNIDPVVKHYESPYASLGNNPVNYSDPDGADTAKAISKSQLVDAIKVASAEVKNVMKNNLKASSDDVSGRLLDASAKYLEINQQDMSYNGFAEFKILVDQYYKGLLEVARNSNAGFLEFDKNVINNASLSPAIIENATIDKINTSINNLLGIYRSGANAALIATADMPFIPIAVRRAPAPSVRVPLTPKPIIRNVDDVWLILNSWSSKALLKFRRFWVHQRDGKQCLCYTVQKQAKAGRYGN; translated from the coding sequence ATGATGACGCGTAAAAAACTACAAAGACAGCTGGACGAGCTATTGGGTGGCCTTACCGTCATCATGATGGCCGACGGTCTGAAGATCCGCCGGAAACGAGGCCCCAAACGAGACCAGGTGCTGAAGTCGCCCCGGTTTGCAGCATCCCGCGCCAGCCTGGCCGATTTTGTATCCGCCAGCAAAGCAGGGAAGTTGTTGCGAAATTCATTTGGTCAAAGTCTCGCGCATGTGTCGGAAAAGGGAATGCATAACAGGCTGACTAGTTTGATGTGTAAAGTGATAAAAGCAGACGAAACCAACGTGACAGGCAGCAGAACAGTGCGTAACGGCGACCCTCGCCTGTTGCGCGGTTTTAAATTCAACAGTAAGACATCGTTAGACAAAATATCATATCAAACCACCGTCGACCGCCAGTCTGGACGCATAACAATCTCCATATCCTCTTTCGATCCAAAATTACAACTGGGCGTTCCTCCAGGCGCCACGCATTTCGTGTTACATGGAAGCGCATCAGGCATAGACTTTGAAAGCGGAAACTACGCGAACGCTTATACGGAACATGCAGCCGTTCCTGTAGATTTGTCGCAGACAGGCGATATCCGGCTGACGATGCAACTCCCGGCTGGTATGACTGCACCTACCTTCGTCGTGTTTTGCGTGTATTTCTTAGAAGAGACAGGCGGCGTTTTGCTACCGTTGACACGTAAAAGCACTAATGCATTAGTGCTGGTGGGCGTGGATAATGAACAAGTGGTGGCAGCGCCGACAGTGCGATTGAGGGCGTTGCCGTGGAGGGGGGAGATATCGGGGAAGGCGGTTGCGAGGAAGGTGCGGGACGTGGTGCAAATGAATAACGGCAAGTACGCAATATGTGGTTTGTTTAATAATAATCCAGCAGGAAGGGACTTCCTGATCGCATCACTCAATAATTCTGGCGATTTACGCTGGATCAGGCGGTATGGCACAGATAATACGGCAGAACAATCTGTAAGCCTGATCGAAGAAGGAGATAACCTCGTAGTGAGTGGTTATGGGAGGTTGTCTTCTACCACGAGAAACACGGGCATGGTGTTTAAAGTAAACAAGTTCGATGGTTACCTGGTAGAGGCGAAGAAGTTTGATGTAGGCACTAATAACGATCACGTTTTCGGGAAGGTAATTCCCACCCCCGGCGGCTATAAAGTGTCATTTATGACGACTGTTCCGCCATATAGCGATTGTGGTATTGCAGGCATGATGGATATTACAAGCGCCGGGTTTGTGCTGTCGACAAAAATGTTTGACGAATTACCTGGCACGCTGGCCGCATCGCCCGCCGCATTTCACCTTACAGCAGATGGTGGCTATATAGCTGTTATTCAGACGGCCAGCAACAAGTTTTACATGAGGAAAGTGAATGCAGCCGGACAGCTCGTATGGACAAAGGCAGCCGATTTGGGAGGATATTTGAAGGTAGACGACTTCGTGTTAAACCCCGACGGTAACCTGACGGTTGGTGGTACAAAGATGAGCTCCGCCTTCCTGATGCATGCAGGCGCTTCCGGTTCTACCGGCTGCGACGACGCACCGCTTGCACGTACTATGTCGAACGTATCTACGCTGATGACGCCCTTTACTTTATCCGAATCTTATCGTTATAAGGGCGATACCACCGGTCGTCCGGTAGGTGGCCCGGAAGCACGCGCCGTATACCCCGTTGGCGATAACAGTCCGGTAGGTGACAACCTGTACATCCGCTACCTAAGCTTTACGCCGCTGAATGTTAGTGTAACAAGGAGCAGCCTCAGTTGCGGCGCCCGGGACGTGTGCAGCACCGAATACGTAGGTCCATTGCTTTGCGGAATTAAGAAACCGGTATTTGAAAGTTCCCTTACCCCAATAGATAATTGTTCAGATAATGGGCAGTTTATCGCCAGCAATGCGAGCCGCTTGTACCAGGCCTATCGGGAAAATGCGCTCAACAAGTTCGAGGCAGACTACCTGGAGTCGTCTCTGAAAGCTGCCGAAAGGGAAACCTTTACGGTGGGTTATGAAATGAGCGAGTATCATTATACGCTCTACTATTATGACCAGGCAGGGAACCTGGTGAAAACCGTTCCACCCTCCGGCGTAGTGGTAGATCGTTCCAACTCCTGGCTGCAGCAGGTGGCAGCCGCCCGCGCTAATGGTACTGCGCTGCCGGCAGCCCACGGCTTCCAGACCCGCTATCGCTATAATATCCTTAATGCGTTGACTTCCCAGCTCACGCCAGACGCAGGAACTTCCTACTTTTGGTATGACCGCCTGGGACGGCTATCACTATCGCAGAATAATAAACAACTGGATGCTAATCATTATAGCTATACCAAGTACGACGTACTGGGACGCATATCCGAAATAGGAGAGTTAACAAGCGGTACTGCCATGACCCAGTTGCTCAGTCGTGACCCGGCCGCTCTCTCAGGTTGGATGAATACCGCTGCCAACAGTCGACGCGACATAACCCTGACCCATTACGACACGCCCTACGAAGGCTCAGGTCCAGTACTTTTTCCGAAGAACCTTCGCAACCGTGTAGCCTGGACCGCCGTGTACAACAGCGCCGCAGATGCTACCCATTTGTTCACTGCGGCGTCGTTCTATAGTTATGACATTCATGGAAATGTGGGTACCATTTGGCAAGCCTATAAAAAAGCAGACGCCGTTCACGATCTGTTGACATCAACAGACTATGACTATGACCTGATCAGCGGTAAAGTGAACAAAGTGTCGTATCAGCCCGGCTTAAAAGATGCATTCTACCATCGCTATCAATATGATGCCGATAACAGGCTGGTAAATGTTGAAACCAGCCGCGACGATTTGCACTGGGAAAATGAAGCTTATTATAAATACTATAAACACGGTCCGCTGGCGCGTATCATACTCGGGCAACAACAAGTGCAGGGTATCGACTATGCCTACACCCTGCAGGGATGGCTTAAGGGTGTAAACAGCACCACTCTCACCCCTGACTTCGATATGAGTGGAGACGGCTCCAACAACAGTTTCATCGCGAAAGATGCATTCGGTTACGCTTTGCATTACTACGGTGCCGCCGATTACACGCCTGTTAAGAGCAGCGTTAAACCTTTCGCTGACCTGTTCAGCGCCGGTACTCATTTTAAGCCGCTGTATAATGGCAATATCGGTGCCATGAGCGTTCACCTACCTGCAGTTGGAGAGCCGTTATTGTATGCCTACAAGTACGATGTGCTGAACCGCATATCCGGCATGCAAACTCTGCGTTCTCTCAATACGACCACGAACAGCTGGACCGGCCAGGCTGTCGACGACTTCAAAGAAGCCGTTACCTATGACGGTAATGGTAATATCAAAACCTATTCCCGCAACGGTAATAACACCTTCTCCGGCCAGCCGCTGGCGATGGATAATATGACCTATCATTATACGCCGGGCACCAATAAGTTAACACATGTAACAGATCCCGTTCCTGCAGGGAATTATGGTAGCGACATCGACGAGCAGACTGCTGGTAACTACAGCTATGATAAGATTGGTAATCTTATCTCGGATTCGAAAGAAGGCATCACGAATATCGAATGGAATATATATGGTAAGATAAAAAGTATCACTAAGCCGACCGGCACCATCCATTACGCTTACGATGCCGCTGGCAATCGCATCCGTAAAGAAACGGCTGGTGTTTATACCTGGTATGTGCGCGACGCTACAGGCAATGTGTTGAGTGTTTATACCCAGCATGATAATAGCGTGAACAACGGCCATCTCAGTTTAACGGAGTCGCATTTATATGGCAGCAGCCGTTTGGGCATGGCTACCAGTGCAATAGACATGGAAGAGGAAGCGCCGGAGCCGCCTTTACTGGCAGGCAATATATCAAATAAAAACACTATTTTTAACCGTGGTAAAAAGCTCTTTGAATTAAGCAATCATCTCGGCAACGTAATGGCTGTTGTAACCGACCGTCCCGTTGGTGTGTCTGATAACCAGTCAACAGTAAGCCGTTATGCACCAGAAATTACCAATGCCCAGGATTATTATCCTTTCGGAATGCTGATGCCAGGTCGTACCATGCGTCAGATCGCTGGTGGACAGGCGGTTGGCAGCACGATGCTGAATGGCCATAATGTGCCCGAGTCATTGCTCCTTCGTAGCCGAGACGCCAGTAAGCCGGCAGAGTATGTGGCTTCGCGTGAAGTGGTATTTGAAGATGGTTTTGAGAGTGGTATGGCGGATGAGTTTGTGGCTTCGATTGCGGATGCTGGGTATGGGGGGAGTGGAAGTGGTGCTGCTGGAGTGTTTGGTGTTGGTGGGTATCGTTATGGGTTTAATGGACAGGAGAAGTCGGATGAGATAAAGGGAGAGGGGAATAGTTATACGGCGGAGTTCTGGGAATATGATTCGCGGCTGGCCAGGCGATGGAACATTGATCCTGTAGTAAAACATTATGAAAGTCCATACGCTTCCTTGGGCAACAATCCGGTCAATTATTCTGATCCAGATGGAGCAGATACAGCAAAGGCAATTTCAAAGAGCCAGCTTGTAGATGCGATCAAAGTAGCTAGTGCTGAAGTGAAAAATGTGATGAAAAACAATCTAAAAGCATCTTCCGATGATGTCAGTGGAAGGCTTCTAGATGCATCTGCGAAATATTTGGAGATTAATCAACAAGATATGTCTTATAATGGCTTCGCAGAGTTTAAAATCTTGGTCGATCAGTATTACAAAGGACTACTCGAGGTCGCGCGGAATAGTAATGCTGGATTTTTGGAGTTTGATAAGAATGTTATAAATAATGCTAGTCTGAGCCCAGCAATAATTGAAAATGCCACGATAGATAAAATTAATACATCGATAAATAATCTACTGGGAATTTATAGAAGTGGTGCGAATGCTGCTCTGATTGCTACCGCGGATATGCCATTTATTCCAATTGCAGTAAGAAGGGCGCCGGCCCCTTCTGTGAGAGTTCCTCTGACGCCAAAGCCAATAATCAGGAATGTAGATGACGTATGGCTAATCCTCAACTCTTGGAGTTCAAAAGCTTTGTTGAAGTTCAGACGATTTTGGGTACACCAAAGGGATGGCAAGCAGTGCCTTTGTTACACGGTACAAAAGCAGGCAAAGGCTGGACGTTACGGAAATTAA